In Alkaliphilus flagellatus, one DNA window encodes the following:
- a CDS encoding PadR family transcriptional regulator — MKIDKDLMKGSTTMLILNLLSTSDMYGYQMVKELEKRSDNTFTLKEGTMYPILHSLESEGMVESYWDDGTSARKRKYYHITNKGQKLLNEKKKEWEVYSSTVNKVIGGACFE; from the coding sequence GTGAAGATTGATAAGGATCTTATGAAAGGTAGTACAACAATGCTAATACTTAATTTACTTAGTACTAGCGATATGTATGGTTATCAGATGGTAAAGGAATTAGAGAAGCGCTCTGACAATACCTTTACATTAAAAGAGGGAACTATGTATCCAATTTTACATTCCTTAGAGAGTGAAGGTATGGTCGAATCCTATTGGGATGATGGTACTTCTGCCCGCAAACGAAAATATTATCATATTACAAATAAAGGGCAAAAACTGCTAAATGAGAAGAAAAAGGAGTGGGAGGTTTACAGTAGTACTGTAAATAAGGTGATAGGTGGTGCTTGCTTTGAGTAA
- a CDS encoding FtsW/RodA/SpoVE family cell cycle protein, which translates to MLALSKYISDFLNKVCGEIKYKGVHGNISTELQGHIYEIMENYIESGMDEDMAIQKAVDQMGDPIGIGKELNKTHRPKTEWSIILLIGAMVLIGGITLFSVASDTASSINFDQFFKSYLVYTLIGIGAFISCYFFDYTKLEKYSIYIFISIIAFLFASAIFGRELSGTQFIGIVKIRFAYSTIALPFFLTSFSGLANKWSTGSIKDMLKLLTLATLAVICTLYISFTTAIFLSAGFLIIITKAILNKGFKGNRKRFLFSIYGGIITLISMLLWVNNAVGSNYKATRLFIFLNPDLDPYEIGFISILLKYMMLPNAKLFGKSDNLYFNHQGVDRIALPEANTDLVFAYIVSAFGWIVGIITIIVIVLAVTRMFLAVRKINHQYGRYLANAIVSVFSLQALASVLINTGRLPISSFSLPFISYGGINFVINMALMGLLLSVYRRKDLVTIEKGYCQRLGS; encoded by the coding sequence GTGCTTGCTTTGAGTAAATATATTTCTGACTTTTTAAATAAGGTATGTGGAGAAATAAAATATAAAGGGGTACATGGAAATATTTCTACAGAACTGCAAGGACACATCTATGAAATAATGGAAAATTACATTGAAAGTGGAATGGATGAAGATATGGCAATACAAAAAGCAGTGGATCAAATGGGGGACCCTATTGGAATAGGTAAGGAGTTAAATAAAACTCATAGGCCTAAAACAGAATGGTCAATAATATTATTAATTGGCGCTATGGTTCTAATTGGTGGTATTACCTTATTTTCAGTTGCAAGTGACACAGCTTCATCAATTAATTTTGATCAATTTTTTAAATCTTACTTAGTTTATACATTAATAGGAATTGGAGCATTTATATCTTGTTACTTTTTCGATTATACTAAGCTTGAAAAGTATTCAATTTATATCTTTATATCAATTATTGCCTTTTTATTTGCAAGTGCAATATTTGGACGTGAATTAAGCGGGACACAATTTATAGGAATTGTAAAAATTAGATTTGCATATTCTACTATAGCACTGCCATTTTTTCTTACATCATTTTCAGGACTTGCAAATAAGTGGTCTACTGGAAGTATAAAAGATATGTTAAAACTATTAACATTAGCGACCTTAGCTGTCATATGTACGCTTTATATATCCTTCACAACTGCTATATTTCTTAGTGCAGGATTTTTAATTATTATTACAAAAGCAATTTTAAATAAAGGATTTAAAGGAAACAGAAAAAGATTTCTATTTTCAATTTATGGTGGAATAATTACATTAATAAGTATGTTATTATGGGTAAATAATGCAGTAGGATCAAATTATAAGGCTACCCGATTATTTATATTTTTAAATCCTGATTTAGATCCTTATGAAATAGGCTTTATTAGTATCCTTTTAAAATATATGATGCTTCCAAATGCTAAACTATTTGGAAAAAGTGACAATTTATATTTTAATCACCAAGGAGTTGATAGAATAGCATTACCTGAAGCAAATACAGATTTAGTTTTTGCCTATATTGTTTCCGCATTTGGTTGGATAGTAGGAATTATAACTATAATAGTTATAGTATTAGCTGTTACTCGTATGTTTTTAGCAGTACGAAAAATTAATCATCAGTACGGTAGGTATTTAGCAAATGCAATAGTATCAGTATTTTCACTACAAGCACTGGCAAGTGTTTTAATTAATACAGGTAGGTTACCTATTTCAAGTTTTTCTCTCCCATTCATTTCTTATGGTGGAATTAATTTTGTTATAAATATGGCTTTAATGGGGTTATTACTGAGTGTGTATCGTAGGAAGGACCTAGTTACAATAGAGAAAGGATATTGTCAGAGGTTAGGCAGTTAA